A genomic stretch from Podospora pseudoanserina strain CBS 124.78 chromosome 3, whole genome shotgun sequence includes:
- a CDS encoding hypothetical protein (EggNog:ENOG503NY7S; COG:S), whose amino-acid sequence MTSTSSTASHLPTCRPTTTSSSSSTTTTDNEMVGILSLPPEIFHGILSILDPKDLGTLPRVCKGFRDFVEGNNPLCRDVYCRILDKPASATGIDFVQEVRDLLHLEQVVSAGWLIPDDGDFTKTNELAMRELPFVHRTITRLLSHIPSLEQGLEEGPSRLVNAETYHRSATCEYLARVLEEAPRSAFDENWNGVLQGFFYQSTIFKRIPKHPQRPFPAISPKTVRRSLGEVVDEEERERRRMSAHLHCLLGIQDLLRDVTSGSSLKKWSLPERAYATACAKVYDIREYKREETGWGPFYTPEGEEGKGLRVDWEKAEAIMIVLGTNLRAKGLAFFDAVEHVWGKRFGGVWEGSYIPWLPENALASLENKKVVEEEEEEEEEERERRLELEEIAKRDPYGVKGTWLRVVCFLDYTDFFHFNFHNHEGEGQAAEAPREPLNTGEAVRLILMKVHATKIEPADPEAGDHEGWPVVHFEGQSRALDWSWDGNADSELRGTVRMTREGEVRWTTYSIYDGEERWKSEGFQLGGRRSARGVVGNWFDKDYSEHGPCGPTAFWKVADHEYDSNSDETGEMLNNLLPLLDNDDDDDDSDDPDAEENEDSDEHVSESDEVDEEEEEGEDEDEDLDHELEEELETEAMGVFGGGNATGSGSPPGQGLRGGGGENDGGNDDRENRDRDGHSDVAGREHAGIEPPSDAESNVESEDEGWPYEDGYDQYEEEEAYMQEMAQLPRYELNADYRRFNDMMAARFQIGMPEPEDDEYLEP is encoded by the exons ATgacatcaacatcctcaaccgCAAGTCACCTCCCGACTTGccgccccaccaccacctcctcttcatctaGCACGACAACAACTGACAACGAGATGGTGGGCATTTTGAGCCTCCCGCCTGAGATATTCCACGGGATACTCTCCATTCTTGACCCGAAGGACTTGGGGACCCTGCCACGAGTTTGTAAAGGGTTTAGGGATTTTGTCGAGGGGAATAACCCGCTTTGTAGGGATGTTTATTGCAGGATTTTG GATAAACCAGCCTCGGCGACGGGGATTGATTTCGTTCAGGAAGTGAGGGATCTGCTTCATCTGGAGCAGGTTGTTTCTGCAGGGTGGCTTATTCCTGATGATGGGGACTTTACGAAGACCAATGAGTTAGCTATGCGGGAGCTGCCGTTTGTTCATCGGACTATAACCAGACTGCTGAGTCATATCCCTTCTCTTGAGCAAGGGCTTGAGGAGGGtccgtcgaggttggtgaatgCGGAGACGTACCATCGATCGGCGACTTGTGAGTATCTGGCCcgggtgctggaggaggcgccaAGGTCGGCGTTTGATGAGAATTGGAATGGGGTTCTTCAAGGGTTTTTTTACCAGTCGACGATTTTTAAGAGGATTCCGAAGCACCCTCAGCGACCTTTTCCTGCCATCAGCCcgaagacggtgaggaggtcgttgggggaggtggtggacgaggaggagagggagaggaggcggatgagtGCGCATTTGCATTGTTTGTTGGGGATTCAGGACTTGCTGAGGGATGTCACGAGCGGGAGCTCGCTGAAGAAGTGGAGTTTGCCTGAGAGGGCTTATGCGACTGCTTGTGCGAAGGTGTATGATATTCGGGAGTataagagggaggagacgggTTGGGGACCGTTTTATACGcccgagggggaggaggggaaggggttgagggttgattgggagaaggcggaggCGATTATGATTGTGTTGGGGACGAATTTGCGGGCGAAGGGGTTGGCGTTTTTTGATGCGGTGGAGCATGTCTGGGGGAagaggtttgggggtgtgtgggaggggagttATATCCCTTGGCTGCCGGAGAATGCGCTTGCCAGTTTGGAGAAtaagaaggtggtggaggaggaggaggaggaagaggaggaggagagggagaggaggttggagttggaggagattgcAAAGAGGGATCCGTATGGGGTCAAGGGGACTTGGTTAAGGGTTGTCTGCTTCCTCGATTATACGGATTTTTTCCATTTCAACTTTCACAACcacgagggggagggccAGGCGGCCGAAGCGCCGAGGGAGCCGCTGAATACTGGTGAGGCGGTGAGGCTTATTCTTATGAAGGTTCATGCCACCAAGATTGAGCCTGCGGATCCTGAGGCGGGAGATCATGAGGGCTGGCCGGTTGTTCATTTTGAGGGACAGTCTAGGGCGCTGGACTGGTCTTGGGATGGGAATGCGGATTCGGAGTTGAGGGGGAcggtgaggatgacgagggagggggaggtgaggtggacGACGTATTCAATTTATGACGGGGAGGAGCGGTGGAAGAGCGAGGGGTTCCAgcttggtgggaggaggtctgccaggggtgttgttgggaaTTGGTTTGATAA GGACTACAGCGAACACGGCCCCTGCGGCCCGACGGCTTTCTGGAAGGTGGCTGACCACGAGTATGACTCCAACTCGGACGAGACCGGGGAGATGCTGAACAATCTGTTGCCACTTC TCgacaatgacgacgacgacgacgactcgGACGATCCGGATGCtgaggagaatgaggatAGCGATGAGCATGTGTCTGAGTcggatgaagttgatgaggaggaggaggagggggaagacgaggatgaggatttggatcatgagcttgaggaggagcttgagacGGAGGCGATGGGGGTGTTTGGTGGGGGTAATGCCACTGGCTCGGGTTCACCTCCGGGGCAGGGGTTgcgcggtggcggtggtgagaatGATGGGGGGAATGATGATAGGGAAAACCGAGACAGGGACGGCCACAGCGATGTGGCTGGCAGAGAGCACGCGGGTATTGAACCGCCTTCTGATGCCGAGTCGAATGTTGAATCTGAAGATGAGGGATGGCCTTATGAGGACGGGTATGATCAgtatgaggaggaggaggcataTATGCAGGAGATGGCTCAGCTGCCGCGGTATGAGCTCAATGCGGATTACAGGCGGTTCAATGATatgatggcggcgaggttTCAGATCGGGATGCCGGAgcctgaggatgatgagtaTTTGGAGCCGTGA
- the MDJ1 gene encoding mdj1 protein precursor (COG:O; BUSCO:EOG09263E49; EggNog:ENOG503NUEY), which translates to MSSSILLPKAAAKTAAIVAPVRGAVPICRRQQRIGLPSAGYSTAASTRARLPKTRGGGVQYVVVQPRSFHTTRPQLATPKDPYGTLGVSKSASQSDIKKAYYGLAKKFHPDTNKDPTAKDKFAEIQSAYEILSDPKKREQFDQFGAAGFDPSGQPGPGGAGGHPFGQGHPFGGGGFGGQGGFGSNINFEDLFSSFMGGGGGPFGGGRGGRGGGGPFQQQEIIQGDDIEVQVNVSFMEAAKGASKTITILPLTSCKTCSGSGLKEGTQKATCKACGGSGTRVHFMSGGFQMASTCGSCGGSGTAIPKGAECRSCSGEGVTRERKSISVDIPGGIEDGMRLRVNGEGDAPAMGRASTSDARGTQGDLYVLVRVAKDPKFTRQGSDILYTASIPLTTALLGGEVTIPTLEGDAKVRIGTGTNTGDKMTLAGKGMPKLGGRRGGMGDLKVEFRVTMPKYLSANQRTLVEMLADEMGDKTAKRIMNLHKT; encoded by the exons ATGAGTTCGAGCATACTGCTGCCCAAGGCTGCCGCGAAAACAGCTGCTATTGTTGCTCCTGTGAGGGGCGCGGTGCCGATATGTCGTCGTCAGCAGCGCATCGGATTGCCATCGGCGGGGTATAGCACCGCAGCTTCTACGAGAGCGAGACTTCCCAAgacgaggggaggaggagtgcaGTATGTGGTTGTTCAACCTAGG TCCTTCCACACCACCCGCCCCCAGCTCGCAACCCCAAAGGACCCCTACGGCACCCTCGGCGTGTCCAAGTCGGCCTCTCAATCCGACATCAAAAAGGCCTACTACGGCCTCGCGAAAAAGTTCCACCCCGACACGAACAAAGACCCAACCGCAAAGGACAAGTTCGCCGAGATTCAGAGCGCCTACGAGATCTTGAGCGACCCCAAGAAGAGGGAGCAGTTTGATCAGTTTGGCGCTGCTGGGTTTGATCCCTCTGGCCAGCCTGGTCcgggaggagctgggggtcACCCGTTTGGTCAGGGACAtccttttggtggtggtgggttcgGTGGTCAAGGCGGGTTTGGGAGCAACATCAACTTTGAGGATTTATTCTCGAGCTTtatgggaggtggtggtggaccttttggtggggggaggggtggtagagggggagggggcccGTTTCAGCAGCAGGAGATTATTCAGGGGGATGATATCGAGGTGCAGGTCAATGTCAGCTTTATGGAGGCGGCCAAGGGGGCGAGCAAAACGATTACTATTTTGCCGCTGACGAGCTGCAAGACTTGCAGCGGGAGTGGGCTGAAGGAGGGGACGCAGAAGGCTACTTGTAAGGCTTGTGGGGGGTCGGGGACGAGGGTGCATTTTATGAGTGGGGGGTTCCAGATGGCGAGCACGTGTGGGAGCtgtggggggagtgggacGGCTATTCCCAAGGGGGCTGAGTGTAGGAGTTGttctggggagggggtgacgagggagaggaagagtaTTAGCGTTGATATCCCCGGGGGGATTGAggatgggatgaggttgagggtcaatggggagggtgatgcgCCAGCGATGGGTAGGGCTAGCACATCTGATGCGAGGGGGACGCAGGGGGATTTGTAtgtgttggtgagggtggccAAGGATCCAAAGTTTACGAGGCAGGGGTCGGATATTCTTTATACGGCTTCGATCCCGTTGACTACGGCGTTGTTGGGTGGCGAGGTTACCATCCCAACACTGGAGGGGGATGCCAAGGTCAGGATTGGGACGGGGACGAACACTGGAGACAAGATGACGCTCGCGGGCAAGGGTATGCCGaagttgggagggaggagaggggggatgggcGATTTGAAGGTGGAATTTAGGGTCACGATGCCAAAGTATCTGTCTGCGAACCAGAGGACGCTGGTCGAGATGCTGGCGGATGAGATGGGCGACAAGACGGCGAAGCGGATTATGAACTTGCATAAGACGTGA
- a CDS encoding hypothetical protein (COG:S; EggNog:ENOG503P5UC) produces the protein MAPAKAARGGQDDSKTDTPNTKEKNGGHSHQSNGKMRRVASNTGSNLKEVTNVSATSAPAMATAAGSATTTGAQGANVPGLQWPAFDREVLHAYRRAYRLRTPTTFASEHHQWVLTQPGSLGLYSPTIARRKELRRQTTDQLSTAVRKHFNGQGAQENDIIVEFLHKIKTRRPQRPVRKPREYIHLPPELDK, from the exons ATGGCGCCCGCGAAAGCCGCCCGGGGCGGTCAGGATGACTCCAAGACGGACACACCAAATACAAAGGAGAAAAACGGAGGGCATTCACACCAGTCCAACGGAAAGATGCGCCGTGTCGCAAGCAATACCGGTTCCAACCTGAAAGAAGTCACCAATGTCAGCGCCACGAGTGCTCCGGCAATGGCTACAGCGGCTGGCTCGGCCACCACGACGGGTGCGCAAGGGGCGAACGTTCCTGGT CTCCAATGGCCTGCCTTTGATCGCGAAGTCCTCCACGCCTACCGCCGAGCCTACCGATTGAGAACACCGACCACCTTTGCCAGCGAACACCACCAATGGGTTCTCACCCAACCTGGGAGTCTAGGTCTCTACTCGCCGACGATTGCAAGACGAAAAGAACTCCGAAGACAAACGACGGATCAGCTGTCGACGGCGGTCAGGAAACACTTTAATGGTCAAGGGGCGCAAGAAAATGACATTATCGTCGAGTTTCTACACAAGATCAAGACCCGAAGACCACAAAGGCCTGTGAGGAAGCCCAGAGAGTATATACATTTACCTCCTGAGCTCGATAAATAA
- a CDS encoding hypothetical protein (EggNog:ENOG503NV77; COG:S), which produces MASVLASQPSEIKPPAPPARTMQSMPPQQEPTPPENIKQEHEDHERGRTRSRSDDKDVDGLDLDDAEDGGDGAHSSNSEGPARKRRRSRKGQEKKFECPEKGCGKSYSRAEHLYRHQLNHNPKQVYKCGIGDCQRTFVRLDLCNRHKDRHTAKGSALNRKDSLMSQASPITDNRSPFMTAGSASPEVNRPGTAYNKGRALTMQFQSPKDGMPFSPMANTPPAGYPNGGSNGPVDYMHHDHNNYGHMSQRQPLHSPGGPQRPSIQTSVGPYGVLSPVSNQPGYHSQPSGTPQSAGGMSYVPPQNFPPFSLPPSEFPTSSAGGVDREEQQQAYAPPTSTEYNDQHQQPGGEMMLLDQMAMPQTMPVFGSDSMLNKSPYVGMPEDFMAYLFNTAHTDGSPMAVPIQGGGYNYGEFSSQFSVPYYGNDPSQMGYFPPSTAPQQIMSVTNLLDQNLPESVISDEKSAEIFEFIKERFHENGQAPVERQREGILEGDRNDDSHMLSRKMMQAYIGSYWVHFSDQVPILHKPTFSPEKTPNLLLIAMMTIGAACLDKTHGQKVTKAGAQLSNFLAWHLRWEMFQDPNCRPPAKLWVFQTLLLLELYEKMYSTRELHERAHIHHATTITLMRRGRALIGKSALDSPPNPRDDKTNGSRHSSTSGMAHTPSEWWNHWIAGESTRRAAFAAFVIDSIHATMFGHSTVMVAHEMRLPLPCDDKLWKATSGAEVGRIESQLLAVGNKPVAFLEGLKRTLSGHEVQTNSFGRTILMAGLLSVSWHMNQRDLQVNSLGGPVGQALGGRDKWRATLTRAFDSWKGDFDKTLFKRGEASADPYFHTPDHSEANVVFESRIVLHHLAHMAMHVDIVDCQMHARAKRLLGRAIGQQDVSSASKRMREWAPTAKARDATYYALKFLNSVLQPDRVATPSSNGYGRYDEIYSARDDVLLNRPWVLYFAALVVWCYGFALEGPSPETPVPTTQQDKVRQMREYLAKYGNPASPEELKTMKGISHNTSMLMILKDTFEVTRWQLLHEGATLLSNCINLNMGQMH; this is translated from the exons ATGGCTTCTGTTCTCGCATCCCAGCCAAGTGAAATCaaacctccagcaccaccggcGCGAACTATGCAGTCCATGCCCCCTCAGCAGGAGCCCACGCCTCCTGAAAACATAAAACAGGAGCACGAAGACCATGAGAGAGGCCGCACACGTAGCCGATCTGACGACAAAGATGTGGATGGTCTCGATCTAgatgatgccgaggatggcggggatggtgctCACTCGTCCAACTCGGAAGGCCCCGCGCGGAAACGTAGGCGAAGCCGGAAGggccaggagaagaagtttgAGTGTCCTGAGAAGGGATGCGGGAAGAGCTACTCGAGGGCAGAGCATCT CTACCGCCATCAGCTCAACCATAACCCGAAGCAAGTGTACAAGTGCGGCATCGGTGACTGCCAGAGGACCTTCGTCCGGCTCGATCTTTGCAATCGTCACAAGGACCGACACACGGCAAAGGGGTCTGCTCTCAACCGGAAAGACTCGCTGATGAGTCAAGCCTCACCCATCACAGACAACCGATCTCCATTTATGACGGCGGGCTCTGCCTCTCCTGAAGTCAACAGGCCAGGCACGGCATACAACAAGGGCCGGGCTTTGACCATGCAATTTCAGTCTCCAAAGGACGGCATGCCGTTCAGTCCAATGGCCAACACGCCACCGGCTGGCTATCCAAACGGAGGGTCCAACGGTCCCGTCGACTACATGCACCACGACCATAACAACTACGGGCACATGTCTCAACGACAGCCACTTCATTCTCCAGGCGGTCCTCAACGGCCTTCCATTCAGACCAGCGTTGGTCCTTACGGCGTTTTATCACCTGTTTCGAACCAGCCAGGATACCACAGCCAGCCATCGGGAACTCCCCAGTCAGCGGGCGGGATGTCCTATGTTCCACCACAAAACTTCCCTCCATTCAGTCTGCCGCCATCCGAGTTTCCTACTTCGTCAGCCGGGGGTGTTGATCGTgaagaacagcagcaggcgtATGCGCCACCGACCTCAACCGAATACAAtgatcagcatcagcagccaGGAGGTGAGATGATGTTGCTCGATCAAATGGCCATGCCTCAAACCATGCCCGTGTTTGGCAGCGACAGCATGTTGAACAAGTCGCCTTATGTCGGCATGCCGGAGGATTTCATGGCGTACCTGTTCAACACCGCACACACGGATGGTTCTCCAATGGCTGTGCCGATTCAAGGGGGAGGGTACAA CTATGGGGAGTTCTCCAGCCAGTTTAGTGTGCCTTACTACGGCAACGATCCAAGCCAGATGGGCTACTTCCCACCTTCAACAGCACCACAGCAGATCATGTCCGTCACTAACCTTTTGGATCAAAACCTCCCCGAGTCGGTCATTTCAGACGAGAAGAGCGCCGAGATCTTCGAGTTTATCAAGGAAAGATTCCACGAAAATGGCCAGGCGCCAGTCGAGCGGCAACGCGAAGGCATCCTCGAAGGCGATCGCAACGACGACTCACACATGCTCAGCCGCAAGATGATGCAGGCGTACATCGGCTCGTACTGGGTTCACTTTAGCGATCAGGTTCCCATCTTGCATAAGCCGACCTTCTCCCCAGAAAAGACGCCGAATCTGCTGTTGATTGCCATGATGACGATTGGTGCCGCCTGTCTTGACAAGACTCACGGTCAGAAGGTGACCAAGGCTGGTGCCCAGCTCTCCAACTTTTTGGCGTGGCATCTCAGGTGGGAAATGTTCCAGGATCCCAACTGCCGGCCGCCGGCGAAGCTGTGGGTTTTCCAGacgctcctcctgctcgaaCTATACGAAAAGATGTACTCGACCCGCGAGCTTCACGAGAGGGCACATATTCACCATGCCACTACCATCACTCTCATGCGTCGCGGGCGAGCCCTCATCGGCAAGTCCGCTTTGGATTCGCCACCGAATCCCAGAGATGACAAGACCAACGGCTCCAGACACTCGTCGACATCGGGTATGGCGCACACTCCGAGCGAGTGGTGGAACCACTGGATCGCTGGCGAGTCGACGCGGCGCGCAGCCTTTGCCGCCTTTGTTATCGACTCTATTCACGCCACCATGTTTGGACATTCCACCGTCATGGTGGCCCACGAGATGCGCCTGCCGTTGCCTTGTGACGATAAGTTGTGGAAGGCCACAAGCGGTGCCGAGGTGGGCAGGATCGAGTCACAGCTCTTGGCTGTGGGCAACAAGCCGGTCGCCTTCTTGGAAGGTCTCAAGCGGACACTGAGCGGCCACGAGGTGCAGACGAACTCGTTTGGCCGCACCATTCTGATGGCCGGCTTGCTCAGCGTCAGTTGGCACATGAACCAGAGAGATCTTCAAGTCAACTCTCTCGGCGGCCCGGTCGGACAAGCTCTCGGCGGGCGGGACAAGTGGCGGGCTACCTTGACGAGGGCTTTCGACTCGTGGAAGGGCGACTTTGACAAGACGTTGTTCAAGCGCGGCGAGGCGTCGGCCGACCCCTATTTCCACACACCCGACCACAGCGAAGCCAATGTCGTGTTTGAGAGCCGGAtcgtcctccaccacctggCCCACATGGCCATGCACGTGGACATTGTCGACTGCCAGATGCACGCGCGAGCAAAGAGATTGCTCGGTCGAGCGATTGGGCAGCAGGATGTTTCAAGCGCTTCGAAGCGGATGAGAGAGTGGGCCCCGACGGCAAAGGCGCGCGACGCGACGTACTACGCGCTCAAGTTCCTGAACTCGGTGCTCCAGCCTGATCGAGTGGCGACTCCCAGCTCCAACGGATACGGCCGGTACGACGAGATTTACTCGGCCCGCGACGACGTCCTGCTCAACAGGCCCTGGGTTCTCTACTTTGCCGctctggtggtgtggtgctATGGGTTTGCTCTCGAGGGACCCAGCCCGGAAACGCCTGTGCCGACCACTCAGCAGGACAAGGTCCGTCAGATGCGGGAGTACCTGGCCAAGTATGGCAACCCGGCGTCGCCAGAGGAGCTCAAGACTATGAAGGGGATCAGCCACAACACGTCTATGCTGATGATTTTGAAGGACACCTTTGAGGTGACGAGGTGGCAGCTGCTCCACGAGGGTGCTACTCTGCTGAGCAATTGTATTAATCTGAACATGGGGCAGATGCATTAG